Proteins found in one Epinephelus fuscoguttatus linkage group LG4, E.fuscoguttatus.final_Chr_v1 genomic segment:
- the snrkb gene encoding SNF related kinase b, translating to MDSSGDVTSAQDGHLDPRSSTGRSDLSGLYHLGRTLGRGHFAVVKLARHVNTGQLVAIKMIDKTKLDVMATSHLLQEVRCMRLVQHPNVVRLYEVIDTPTTLYLVMELAEGGDLYDYILRHEGGVAESTAKRHFAQIVRAVAYCHQLHVVHRDLKPENVVFFPQQGAVKLTDFGFSNLFQPGTMLATSCGSLAYSAPEILLGEEYDAPAVDIWSLGVILYMLVCGVPPFQETNDSETLVMILDCRYCVPEHVSDDCKDLISRMLQKDPSRRASLEEIEAHHWLQGLDDALLSPEAPPYWLSGALSPSSPRLGLPECGDLLATRPQSQQVFPGPWQPSLSFTLRQPPAEEPPVAKNLPALQQICEEEEEEEEEEEGSLAKEGEGLVSLSVAEPEQEAEEMVDGADDQECREKEQELGSLEEIVKEEEEEQEEMEEMEIEKENSGCVISDQPVSHGDKPVCQTSEVPPPSLPGFGVPCCQGQPDSTNSEEEKDGETEPNNNTNKPPPLLPESSAPSIPASSSGLILNEKEARAKEMRRESEQDDKTEEGGRDDLSTDRSQPHNAPGTRDEAAPRVEQGKRHSIKLRERLFQFPLCEKALAFNIPTHNKPKILPLAQYNCCHVL from the exons ATGGACTCCTCTGGAGACGTAACCTCAGCCCAGGATGGTCATCTTGACCCCAGGAGCAGCACCGGTCGCTCTGATCTCAGCGGACTGTACCACCTGGGTCGGACGTTGGGCAGGGGTCACTTTGCTGTGGTCAAACTGGCTCGTCATGTCAACACCGGGCAACTTGTCGCCATCAAGATGATTGACAAGACAAAACTTGATGTTATGGCAACAAGCCACCtcttacaggaagtgag GTGCATGAGGCTGGTGCAGCATCCCAATGTGGTCCGCCTCTACGAGGTCATCGACACGCCCACCACCCTCTACTTGGTTATGGAGCTGGCTGAGGGGGGCGACCTCTACGACTACATCCTTCGCCATGAAGGAGGTGTAGCTGAAAGCACCGCCAAGCGTCACTTCGCCCAGATTGTGCGTGCTGTGGCGTACTGTCACCAGCTCCACGTGGTGCACCGGGACCTGAAGCCTGAGAATGTGGTGTTCTTCCCACAGCAGGGGGCGGTGAAGCTGACAGACTTTGGGTTCAGCAACTTATTTCAACCGGGGACGATGTTGGCCACCAGCTGTGGGTCGCTGGCATACTCCGCTCCAGAGATTCTGCTGGGAGAAGAGTATGATGCTCCAGCTGTGG atATCTGGTCTCTTGGGGTGATCCTGTACATGTTGGTGTGCGGAGTCCCTCCCTTCCAGGAAACCAACGACAGCGAGACTCTGGTCATGATTCTGGACTGTCGCTACTGCGTCCCAGAGCATGTTTCAGATGACTGCAAAGA TCTGATCTCCAGGATGCTCCAGAAAGACCCGTCTCGCCGCGCCTCACTTGAAGAGATTGAGGCCCATCACTGGCTGCAGGGGCTGGATGACGCCCTGCTCAGCCCAGAGGCCCCACCATACTGGCTCTCAGGGGCCCTCTCACCCAGCTCCCCCCGCTTAGGTTTACCTGAGTGTGGTGACCTGCTTGCCACGAGGCCCCAGTCTCAGCAGGTCTTCCCTGGCCCCTGGCAGCCCAGCCTCAGCTTTACCCTCCGTCAGCCTCCGGCTGAAGAGCCCCCAGTCGCCAAGAACCTGCCTGCACTACAGCAGATctgtgaggaagaagaggaagaggaagaggaagaggagggcagTTTGGCAAAAGAGGGTGAAGGTTTGGTATCTTTGTCGGTAGCAGAGCCAGAACAAGAAGCTGAGGAGATGGTTGATGGTGCAGATGATCAGGAGTGCAGGGAAAAGGAACAAGAACTAGGGAGCTTAGAGGAGATagtgaaggaggaagaggaggagcaggaagagatggaggagatggaaatagagaaagaaaacagtggGTGCGTGATTTCAGACCAACCAGTCAGTCATGGAGACAAGCCTGTCTGTCAGACATCTGAAGTCCCTCCGCCATCTCTTCCTGGTTTTGGGGTGCCGTGCTGTCAGGGGCAGCCAGACTCCACAAACTCAGAGGAAGAAAAGGACGGGGAAACAGAGCCgaacaacaacaccaacaaacctcctcctctcctccctgaaTCCTCTGCGCCCTCCATCCCCGCGTCCTCCTCTGGACTCATCCTGAACGAGAAGGAGGCGAGGGCGAAGGAAATGAGAAGGGAATCAGAACAAGACGACAAAACAGAGGAGGGCGGAAGAGATGACCTCTCGACAGACAGATCTCAACCCCACAATGCACCGGGGACGCGTGATGAGGCCGCTCCGAGGGTGGAGCAGGGGAAGCGACACAGCATAAAGCTGCGTGAGAGACTCTTTCAGTTCCCTCTGTGTGAGAAAGCTCTTGCCTTTAACATACCGACTCACAACAAGCCCAAGATCCTGCCGCTGGCTCAGTACAACTGCTGCCACGTGCTATAA